In a single window of the Nicotiana tomentosiformis chromosome 8, ASM39032v3, whole genome shotgun sequence genome:
- the LOC138896835 gene encoding uncharacterized protein: MPPVDPVEDPIIEKQGEVPAAEPTPMDFMCAPGFQELKGGDRRWWKSYLLGRPASSPPMTWDQITCLFLERYIPPSHREDLRFQFEHLLQGTDYEARFSELSRHAIMILPTDAERVWRFVVGLQLGINSNMAREVEMGTSYGLVVEIARKIQCGSSGTSDSITTQLV; this comes from the exons atgccaccagtggatccagtagaggatcctattattgagaagcagggcgaggtgcctgcagcagagccaACCCCGATGGATTTCATGTGCGcgccgggattccaggag CTAAAGGGCGGGGACCGTCGATGGTGGAAGTCCTATCTCCTTGGTAGACCAGCCAGTTCTCCTCCCATGACGTGGGATCAAATCACATGCCTCTTCTTggagagatatattccaccctctcatagggaagatttgcggtttcagtttgagcatctcctaCAGgggaccgactatgaggcgagattctctgagttgtctcgccatgcaattatgatacttcctaccgatgcagagagagtgtggaggtttgttgTCGGTTTACAATTAGGTATCAATTCCAACATGGCTCGGGAGGTGGAGATGGGGACTTCCtacgggctagttgtggagatagctcggaagATTCAATGTGGatcaagtggaacaagtgattcaatcacgacacaacttgtttaa
- the LOC138896837 gene encoding uncharacterized protein, whose translation MSATETKGVDLASYRLKGVYYSWFKIWKESREEGNPPARWSKFTDAFMDHFLPAETKTAHAAEFESLKQGSMNVWEYHMELPRMSKYVIHMLSTMEARVCRFLQGLSSLVINEAATTALNSDMNYGKMVAFSQATETRKLKNRMERQSSSKARTAGNFCGSFVGGGGRLAFRGGSSGPSQSFSQSSMSAQSTGSSHGNRGPHQQGHPDGRFQQQRRLPWPKCWRMHFRAYFIDLPICYGCSVWGHIQRDCRSSRRIMGRGVAQPANSIATTSTTPPTRGTSVPAGRGAARGGAHNSGGPSRFYAIQRRRDSEASPDVVTGILTIQSHDVYALIDPGYTFSYVIPYVAMEFGIEPEQLHDLFFVSTPVGESMVVARVYRDCVLTVHGRDTMDDLIKLGMVDFDVIMEMDWLYSCFSKLDCRTRTMRFEFSNESVIE comes from the coding sequence ATGAGCGCTACTGAGACAAAGGGAGTGGatttggcctcctaccgcctgaaaggggtgtaCTATTCTTGGTTTAAAATATGgaaggagtcccgtgaggagggaaacCCTCCAGCGAGATGGAGTAAGTTCActgatgcctttatggatcatttcttgcctgccgagactaagacGGCCCATGctgctgagtttgaaagcctgaagcagggtagtatgaatgtgtgggagtaccatatggagttacCGCGCATGTCcaagtatgttattcacatgttgtccactatggaggctagagtgtgtCGGTTTTTACAGGGCCTTAGctctttggttattaatgaggccgctacaactgccttgaattctgatatgaactacggtaagatggtggcattttctcaagccacagagacccgtaaATTGAaaaatagaatggagcgtcagagtagcagcaaaGCCCGGACTGCGGGCAACTTTTGTGGTTCTTttgttggtggtggtggtaggttggcattcaggggagggtcatcaggaccatctCAATCATTCTCTCAGTCTTCGATGAGTGCACAGTCAACTGGATCCAGTCAtggcaacaggggaccccaccagcaagGTCATCCCGACGGAAGATTTCAGCAGCAGCGGAGGCTCCCATGGCCTAAGTGTTGGAGGATGCACTTTAGGGCCTACTTCATAGACCTACCTATATGCTATGGGTGCAGTGTgtggggtcacattcagagggattgccgctCGTCCCGTCGGATTATGGGTAGAGGTGTGGCGCAGCCAGCTAATTctatagctactacatccacaacacctccaacTCGAGGCACCTCAgtacccgcagggcgtggtgcagctaggggtggtgcacataattcaggaggacccagcagattttatgctataCAGAGGCGTcgggattcagaggcttctccagatgttgtcacaggtatattgactattcaatcccatgatgtatatgctcttattgatcccggttacACCTTTTCCTATGTcattccttatgttgctatggaatttgggatagaaccggaacaacttcatgatttgttctttgtatctactccggttggtgagtctatggTGGttgcacgggtttatagggattgtgttctcacggtgcatggtcgggacaccatggatgatctcattaaattggggatggttgattttgatgtaataatggagATGGACTGGCTTTActcatgtttttccaagcttgattgtcgaactAGAACTATGAGGTTTGAATTTTcaaatgagtcagtgattgaataG